From the Plectropomus leopardus isolate mb chromosome 18, YSFRI_Pleo_2.0, whole genome shotgun sequence genome, one window contains:
- the LOC121957622 gene encoding tissue alpha-L-fucosidase-like isoform X2, with translation MLVLVVTVVALVSQTAARYTPDWTSLDARPLPSWYDEAKGQQPPDPKCVSYMSKNYPPGFSYPEFAPQFHAQFFNPEDWADIFKASGAKYVVLTAKHHEGFTNWGSPNSWNWNSVDTGPHRDLVGDLGEAVRNRSLHYGLYNSLYEWFHPLYLTDKKNGFKTQEFVMHKLLPELYNMVVRYRPEVIWSDGDWEAPDTYWNSTQFLAWLYNDSPVKDTIVTNDRWGAGCACKHGGYYNCEDKYTPGQLPKHKWEKCTSVDTFSWGYRRNMKMSELMDLPTIIEDLVRTVAFGGNYLLNVGPTPDGMIPAMFEERLRGVGAWLEVNGEAIYASKPWRVQTENTTVPVWYTSKGTTVYAIMTTKPPKLTLQLLGPKTSATTKVTLLGNPNPLPWAPVHPSAGLTVLLPELPYSPSRAWTLKLDSIHAKGSSFAFHSPTPVR, from the exons ATGCTGGTCCTTGTTGTTACCGTCGTTGCTTTGGTTTCTCAAACGGCGGCTCGGTACACTCCGGACTGGACCAGTTTGGACGCCAGACCGCTTCCCTCATGGTATGACGAGGCTAAG GGCCAGCAGCCCCCGGACCCGAAGTGTGTGAGCTACATGTCAAAGAACTACCCGCCCGGGTTCAGCTACCCGGAGTTTGCGCCCCAGTTTCACGCGCAGTTCTTCAACCCGGAGGACTGGGCGGACATATTTAAGGCTTCTGGTGCAAA ATATGTCGTCCTCACTGCCAAACACCACGAAGGATTTACAAACTGGGGCTCTCCTAACTCCTGGAACTGGAATTCAGTTGATACTGGTCCTCACAGGGACCTAGTGGGAGACCTGGGAGAGGCAGTGCGCAACAG GTCATTGCACTATGGGCTCTACAACTCGTTGTATGAATGGTTCCACCCTCTCTACCTGACTGACAAGAAGAATGGATTCAAAACACAGGAGTTTGTGATGCATAAACTGCTACCAGAGCTTTATAACATGGTTGTAAG GTACAGGCCTGAGGTGATCTGGTCTGATGGGGACTGGGAAGCACCTGACACCTACTGGAACTCCACACAATTCCTGGCCTGGCTTTACAACGACAGCCCTGTCAAA GATACCATTGTGACTAACGACAGATGGGGAGCAGGCTGTGCCTGTAAACATGGTGGCTACTATAATTGTGAAGACAAATACACTCCAGGCCAGCTACCCAAGCACAAATGGGAGAAGTGCACATCTGTGGACACGTTTTCCTGGGGTTACCGTCGGAATATGAAGATGAGCGAACTAATGGACTTACCCACTATCATAGAG GATCTGGTTCGCACAGTGGCTTTTGGAGGTAATTACCTCCTCAATGTGGGTCCTACACCTGATGGGATGATCCCCGCAATGTTTGAGGAGAGACTCAGGGGTGTTGGAGCCTGGCTGGAGGTTAACGGAGAGGCCATCTATGCTTCCAAACCCTGGAGGGTCCAGACCGAGAACACCACTGTGCCAGTCTG gTATACATCTAAAGGAACCACTGTTTATGCCATCATGACAACAAAACCCCCCAAGCTCACATTGCAACTACTGGGACCCAAAACATCAGCAACCACCAAG GTGACTTTGTTGGGAAATCCAAACCCACTCCCCTGGGCCCCAGTCCACCCCAGTGCTGGCCTCACTGTCCTTCTGCCTGAACTGCCTTATTCCCCCAGTCGGGCCTGGACGCTCAAACTGGACAGTATCCA
- the LOC121957622 gene encoding tissue alpha-L-fucosidase-like isoform X1, whose product MLVLVVTVVALVSQTAARYTPDWTSLDARPLPSWYDEAKVGIFIHWGVFSVPGFGSEWFWWHWQGQQPPDPKCVSYMSKNYPPGFSYPEFAPQFHAQFFNPEDWADIFKASGAKYVVLTAKHHEGFTNWGSPNSWNWNSVDTGPHRDLVGDLGEAVRNRSLHYGLYNSLYEWFHPLYLTDKKNGFKTQEFVMHKLLPELYNMVVRYRPEVIWSDGDWEAPDTYWNSTQFLAWLYNDSPVKDTIVTNDRWGAGCACKHGGYYNCEDKYTPGQLPKHKWEKCTSVDTFSWGYRRNMKMSELMDLPTIIEDLVRTVAFGGNYLLNVGPTPDGMIPAMFEERLRGVGAWLEVNGEAIYASKPWRVQTENTTVPVWYTSKGTTVYAIMTTKPPKLTLQLLGPKTSATTKVTLLGNPNPLPWAPVHPSAGLTVLLPELPYSPSRAWTLKLDSIHAKGSSFAFHSPTPVR is encoded by the exons ATGCTGGTCCTTGTTGTTACCGTCGTTGCTTTGGTTTCTCAAACGGCGGCTCGGTACACTCCGGACTGGACCAGTTTGGACGCCAGACCGCTTCCCTCATGGTATGACGAGGCTAAGGTGGGCATTTTTATTCACTGGGGTGTGTTTTCTGTCCCCGGGTTTGGTAGTGAGTGGTTTTGGTGGCACTGGCAGGGCCAGCAGCCCCCGGACCCGAAGTGTGTGAGCTACATGTCAAAGAACTACCCGCCCGGGTTCAGCTACCCGGAGTTTGCGCCCCAGTTTCACGCGCAGTTCTTCAACCCGGAGGACTGGGCGGACATATTTAAGGCTTCTGGTGCAAA ATATGTCGTCCTCACTGCCAAACACCACGAAGGATTTACAAACTGGGGCTCTCCTAACTCCTGGAACTGGAATTCAGTTGATACTGGTCCTCACAGGGACCTAGTGGGAGACCTGGGAGAGGCAGTGCGCAACAG GTCATTGCACTATGGGCTCTACAACTCGTTGTATGAATGGTTCCACCCTCTCTACCTGACTGACAAGAAGAATGGATTCAAAACACAGGAGTTTGTGATGCATAAACTGCTACCAGAGCTTTATAACATGGTTGTAAG GTACAGGCCTGAGGTGATCTGGTCTGATGGGGACTGGGAAGCACCTGACACCTACTGGAACTCCACACAATTCCTGGCCTGGCTTTACAACGACAGCCCTGTCAAA GATACCATTGTGACTAACGACAGATGGGGAGCAGGCTGTGCCTGTAAACATGGTGGCTACTATAATTGTGAAGACAAATACACTCCAGGCCAGCTACCCAAGCACAAATGGGAGAAGTGCACATCTGTGGACACGTTTTCCTGGGGTTACCGTCGGAATATGAAGATGAGCGAACTAATGGACTTACCCACTATCATAGAG GATCTGGTTCGCACAGTGGCTTTTGGAGGTAATTACCTCCTCAATGTGGGTCCTACACCTGATGGGATGATCCCCGCAATGTTTGAGGAGAGACTCAGGGGTGTTGGAGCCTGGCTGGAGGTTAACGGAGAGGCCATCTATGCTTCCAAACCCTGGAGGGTCCAGACCGAGAACACCACTGTGCCAGTCTG gTATACATCTAAAGGAACCACTGTTTATGCCATCATGACAACAAAACCCCCCAAGCTCACATTGCAACTACTGGGACCCAAAACATCAGCAACCACCAAG GTGACTTTGTTGGGAAATCCAAACCCACTCCCCTGGGCCCCAGTCCACCCCAGTGCTGGCCTCACTGTCCTTCTGCCTGAACTGCCTTATTCCCCCAGTCGGGCCTGGACGCTCAAACTGGACAGTATCCA